The Brassica napus cultivar Da-Ae chromosome C1, Da-Ae, whole genome shotgun sequence DNA segment tttagaaaatatttaagattcaaaattattaaagagatacatacttatgTTAAGATCTGCaccttgtgcagaataaatattttatatttattacttattttatatttttgtgcatattatgaaataataaaataataattatatattaaataactaaaaaatcagtttctattatgtaatatattggcttgcatatataaatcaaatgaccgctcttgtatattcgcaatcattttagaataaataaatcaaaacaatcaatcttatctataatatatgatatataattaaatttgagcgatatgaagtatatatatatattaacataaacacctattaaaataaaattatttggttatatgattttatgattttattatcattgtatgttattataaaaaaaatttaaacattgatcataaaagtttatgtaacacttttaatagttttattaatttatactcgttttgaaaaattcaaaatacaacatatacaaaagaaatctaaaatttttaatatatgattaatgtaattgtgtaatttattttaataataaataattaaacaaaaatgatagaaaatatacaaattattagcaaatctttattatttaaaatcattaattattatatatatcataatcacattaggtactttcgtaggttttatttaaaaaataatatataataaatttcaatttgataaatgaatggtccataatgaacatactatataatataacattctctagcaatttaattttggactaacaaaattttcaattgattttcaaGCCGCCATGTAAACAAATTAACATTCCAGTTACGTGACAACCCAGCATGATACTTTTTAGTTAGTACAAACTACATGttctaaactttttaaatgtttccctattaatatataggggatgttaaaccattgatcattaatttttaacataataattttaatagttttagtaattttgtcgtttttaaaaattcaaaatataacatatacgaaaaaatctatattttaattttatagctaatttgattgtttaatttattttaataatataaaattaaacaaaaacattggatgggatataaattgttatcaaatcctTATTATTAGAATCATTAGGTGTGACTGGTAACCATTGAGGAACATTAAGAatgaataagaaaataatgaatagGAATAAAATTTTGAGAATGATGAGGAATGAGagttccttatcaaaattaacaAGGAACAAATTTGCattataattctctacaaaaaaaggaatgaagaggaatgaagagaaaaaaatattcctCATGAAAGGTAACATTTTTAAGGAACGTTAAGGAATGTAGTGTTCCTCTTCGTTCTCTTGGTTATCATTCAAATcctaattatcatatatatattagtcatatttggtaattccgtagattttatttaaggggaaaaaatagtaattgtccactttaattaattttatgattagtttaatgaaaaatataatatatacttaatcGAGGTGATGATAGTGGCTTACATTtaaagttgtaatgtttctggAAGGGATTATAAGACGTATTGGGCCGTTTAAACTCTTATTTCATGGGTCCACCCGAAAAGAAAACTTATTTAATGGGGACTTTAGTAAAGTTTTGTTTTCCCATCTCGTTTGGAATGATTGGAAATAGTAAATACATAGGATTCTACTCCATTTTTAACAGTCAAATTTATTCCACAACACTTGTGTAATTGCTCATATAGAGAGAGCCACTTCCAAATCTTACAAAAGCAAAGACGATAAAAAGGTAAAAGAGCAAACTCCAGAATTCAACTACTACAAATAAATTATTCCAAAAGCTCCATAACAGCAACGAACTTAAGCGACGAGGAACGGTAGAACAGTGAGCATGAAGGCCTCGTAGTTGAAAGTAGCTGATCCTGACAACGCCGTATCCTTCTCCTTAAACTTCTCAGTCAGCCCCTGCAATTTATATTTCATCAAACATCAAAACACTACTCTACACATTGTCTAACTAAGAATGTGATTCAAACAATGATAATAGTACTATACCTTAACAGTCAAACAGCACCTGCAACAATGGAACAAACCAGAATCAGTACTCTTCACAgaggaaaaacaagaaagtgataAAGGTTTGAAATCAAATGAACATACTCgatgaagttgtcatattcaaTAGCTCTGTTCCTGCCTCCGCTCTTGTCAAACTTAGAAACTAGCAGATCCAAAACCACAGGAGACACTGAAAACCCGAGGCTCAAGAGTGCATCTCTCAGCTCATTCGTATCGATTTTACCACTTCTGTCCTTATCAAATCTCTCAAATATGCTCTGGAAAAATCAAACACAACACCACACAGTTTATATTAACTCCATAAAAGATTTAACAAAACCATTGTCTTTTTATAAATTACCCTCCAACTCTGAAGACTGTAGAAAAGTGAAGTAAACTCTTTCGGTCCTGCAACGTCGCcattattaaaaatcattataatACTCAAAATCAAAAAGATGATTACTTCAACTTGAATTATAATAACCGTTAGTAccaaagatcaacactttgacCAAGATCAAGAAACTGACCGATCTTTCTGACGTTGCTGTTGGTGAAGAGATACATGAGGAGATGAACAGTTCTCATGCTGAAGCTCTGATTATACGAAGAGAGCGCCCCCTGAAGCTCCTTATCGTCGATGAAGCCGCTCTGGTCCCGATCCGCCGCCTGGAAGCAAGTCACGATGTTCGGATCCGTACCCGGAGGAAACGCCGACGGGACCAGAGACGCGAACGGGCTTCCGTAAGCAGCCtgctgaggaggaggaggagctccGTATCCTCCGCCGTGTCCCGACGGAGGAGCTCCGTAGCCACCGTAACCACCAGACGATCCGTAGCCACCGGGAGATCCGTAAGCGGCCTGAGGCTTTTCTTTGTGCGGCTTGTGGTCTCCCGGAGGAGACGCGTAAGGTGCCGACGGTGGCGCGCCGTAAGGAGCGGAGGACGGCGGAGGCTGAGAGCCGTAGGGGACGGCGTAGGGTGAGGCAGCTGAGGATCCGTACGGTGGAGGATTAGCGCCGGAGGATCCGTAAGGTTGAGGCGGTGGTGGATTGCCGGAGGATCCGTAGGGTTGTTGCGGCGGTGGGTTACCGCCGTAACCGTAACCTTGGCTCGAAGGAGGGTAACCAGACATGGCGAAAGAAGAAGCTTTTCGGACAGATCAAAGAAGAGAAGGGGAGAAGTGGTTAATGCGATGTTTTtggttatatatttattgtCACGTCGGGATATTTATATCACCATGGGATAAGCTACACATGGCTTTATTATACGCGGTCTAAGAAGGGTGTAATCGTAATTATCTAGATACGGTCTACGCGTGAGCGTGAGCGTGACGCGTCAGTTTTTGTTGCTGGTTGTACGTTCTTTGACACTTGGTCCTCCGTCGTCAGATCAGCTTTTCTGGCGGTCCCGGTTTAGTGTAAAAAACAGCGGAAAATTGGTTCGAATTTGACCATGTACCAGGACTCGGTTCTTAAAACGTTCCCCTGAAATTGAAGTTTTTGATGCAACTTTGACAATGTAATAAAAAATCATCTTACAATTGCGATtccaatttaaatatttaactagaGAACTAAGAAGGATATGTAACACgtaaaagtttatttaatataaacacAGGAATTGGATTTaagacaattaaaaaaaacctagTCCTGAAAGAGAATGAATCTAGATTTTGGACCAATTTTTATTTGGTTGATAAACCTAATTTCTTACCTAATCCTGAAAAGAAATCAAAGTAGATAATCTTGACTTTTTGAGTAATATAATAAGTTGATAACTCCAATATTTTTTCCCTTTACAATGATGACAAACCAACAATTTATAATCTTGTAACATAATTGCATTAATAAGAATAATTTCAATCTgacaaaagaaataataaaaatttacaatgGTTATTAAAATTAGTCAATccgtatattttttgttttggaaaattaattttttattttctaaaaaaaaaagctgtgtttttatcaatcaataatgataaattaaatttttaaactaaattaatttaataaataatattttaaaactataaaaaagtttattaataaatattcccTCTGGATTTAAATGTATGATGTTTAAGGTtttacacacatattaagaaacaataaatgcactattttaattgttaatttttggttatatcaataaagtttcaccactcataattttactttttaatttatgtttaaattttaaaaataaatacattaattatatctcaaaatatcatacatttgtatacaaaataaaaagatataacaTCATACATTCGTATCCGGAGGGAGTAATAAGTAGTACATTAAATATTGTActttgaaaatagaaaaaaatattaaactagtCAATTTAATAGTGCATTAACTACTTTTACCAAACAAAGCAAACACAACAATTCAACActttcctatctctctctcccCAAATAAAAAGGCTTCCTTTGTCCCAtcaagctttcttcttctcccccCTCTCCCATcaaaaatccaaaccaaaaGTTCCGATCTCATCATGAACAACAAGAAGAACCCAGATCAGAAACCAGAGATGCCACCATCCTCATCCTCCCCGAAGAAACAAACCCTCTTCATCTCCTCCCTCATCCTCCTCTGGTACACCTCCAACATCGGCGTACTCCTCCTCAACAAGTTCCTCCTCTCCAACTACGGCTTCAAATTCCCCATCTTCCTCACCATGTGCCACATGTCCGCCTGCGCCATCCTCAGCTACGTCTCCATCGTCTTCCTCAAGCTCGTCCCCCTCCAGCACCTCAAATCTCGCTCCCAGTTCATGAAGGTCGCGACCCTCAGCATTGTCTTCTGCGCATCCGTCGTCGGTGGGAATGTCTCTCTCCGTTATCTTCCCGTTTCGTTTAATCAGGCTGTTGGCGCTACGACGCCGTTTTTCACGGCGCTGTTTGCGTATCTTATGACGTTTAAGAGAGAGGCTTGGGTCACGTATGGTGCTCTCGTCCCTGTTGTTACCGGTGTCGTGATCGCTAGTGGGGTAACgcttttttgtcttttctttgaTGATTTGTGTTCTGTCTCTGTAGATTTACATGTCTGATCCATCCATTGTTTGGTTTTAATATTAAAGATGAATGTTTGTGTGTCTGAAAACCCAAAAAGGTTACTTCTTTTAGTATTAAAGATGAATTATTACGTTTAGTATATTAAAATTCACCGGAAAACACAATTACGAGTGATGGGTTATCTAAAGTTTCATCCTTTTTTACTTGGCTGCTTTATTCGAGTCCTGTGTTATATAAAGTTTCAGACTTGGTTGTGTTTTTCTCTTACAAGGCCTTTGTCTGTTGTTTGTTTTTGATTATGGAagtttgtatattaatttaatgaATGATTTAATGATCTGTGTCACAGGGTGAGCCAGGTTTCCACTGGTTTGGGTTCATTATGTGCATTAGTGCAACCGCGGCAAGAGCTTTTAAATCTGTTCTTCAAGGCATCTTACTTTCTTCCGAGGGGTAAGAAGAATCATTACTCAATGGATCATAACTAAGCAGATTAATGAGTTTTTAACATGTTCCATTGCAGAGAAAAGTTGAACTCGATGAACTTGATGCTGTACATGTCCCCTATAGCCGTCATTGCGCTTCTACCCGTCACGATTGTTATGGAACCAGATGTGATGAGCGTGACTCTATCGCTCGCCAGACAACATCAGTACATGTGGATACTTCTTTTGGTGAACTCTGTAATGGCTTATTCAGCTAACTTGTTGAACTTTTTGGTTACCAAGCACACAAGCGCGCTTACCCTCCAggtaagaaaaaaatgagaacaTTTCAACATTTACAAAGATTGGATCAAACGTTTGTATGTTGAATGTTTCAGGTTCTTGGAAACGCTAAAGGAGCGGTTGCGGTTGTGATCTCGATCTTGCTTTTCCGAAACCCGGTCACGGTGATGGGGATTGGCGGGTACAGTATAACAGTGCTTGGGGTTGTTGCCTATGGAGAGACTAAACGCAGGTTTAGATGAGCGCAGAGACTCCGTTTTTACTTCCCATCTGATGGCTCTTAGGACCTGATGGAACTttttaacattatatactttagAGATAATATATACATCCTATCTCATTCTCATTTTTGTATCTAACCTATAgacctttatatatataaacataacgCATTGAGTTAGATTttgtgggtttttttttttttgtctggagATGATATGCCATTGACTTTTGTTGGTGTTTGAAGACACTTTCTCTTGTCAACTATGTGTGTTCTCTAACTTgaagaaaaccaaaaagaaacttTGGGCCGAGACTTTCagacttcataatattcctaCTTTGTTTCTCATGCCACACCATGGGAGCCTTTGATAAACAGAGTAAGCATCAATAAAAGCCTCGGTAGATTTTGAAGCCTACCCACGtgcaatgttcaaaaaatcgaTAGCCGGAGACTATGCATTTTATAGAAAATAGCGATTATGCGGATTATTAAAGTTCAGATGAGATCTAGACATTAACggatattgatatattttatatttatattagatattttaattttatgtctagttgtaaaattaattattttgataaattataaaaaaaattagatagacGCAAAAAAAAGCTAGACTAATATATAGATTTGCATTAACATTATTATTTGACTAAAACATATTTCTATCAATTTAGACTAATTAAAATGGTTTGAACCAATTTAAATCATATGAAGAAAATCGTTTTGCCTATCACTACACCAACTTTAGAACATTGCATATGAGATATACTATTTTATGGGTCACGTCAGAACAATGTCACGAGTAGCACGTGGGCAGCTGAAACTCCCATCCATACACAACAAAACTCCAAACTTACCcacatttttaaaacataaaaaccaTTACAGTTTCAATTCAATTATCCCACCTAACCAATCCCATCGCTTTCTTTTCAGTTCAATCTTTCATTCTTTGTGGTTCATCTCCCTCAGAATCCACAAACAGAAAAACTTTTCATTTGTGTGAGATTCTCAGAAACCAAATTCTTGTTCACCAACTCCTCCAGGTCTGTTctttgtcatctccatcttTACTCTCGTTCTGCTCTTTCTCGCCAAGTTATAAGATCTGGGTTTCATGTCATTGTAATCATCACCAACGAACTAGTTAAAAAGTTGGATACTTTCAAGGGTTTTAAGTTTTAGGACAGTATTGGTCCGAAGAtccgatttttatatgtttgtttgaGAATCTCAGATTCCATTTTCTGTTTCAGAATCATGCATGAGAAGAATATTGTAGAGGACGTtatcaacgatttcgttgataaCTTCACTGAGACAGTTCAGAAGAAAAAGAACGTTTCGTTCTTCGAACAAGATGATACCGTCTCTTCTCGTTTCAACCGCATGTTCGGTCGGGAGAAGCCGATCCATCATGTCTTAGGCGGTGGCAAATGTAAGAAAACTCAATGATATTATTATGTGAGATtggttttgtgtgtgtgtgtgtggttttttttttggttctaacAAAGTCTTTTGAGAGATTCTATTCTTTTCAGCTGCTGATGTGTTGTTGTGGAGGAACAAGAAGATCTCCGCAAGTGTTCTGATGGGAGCTACTGCGATCTGGGTGCTTTTCGAGTGGATCAACttccattttctctctctcgttTGTTACGGTCTCTTGCTTGGTATGATCGTGCAATTCGTCTGGTCTAATGCCTCAGGGGCTCTAAACCGGTTGGTTCTCTATGTTTCTGCTGTTATATAAACATATCATTAGGTTCCTTGTGATTGCAATCTaaacaagtttttatttattataaatgtctCAAAGCAGCTCACAGTCTGGAGTGCCTCGCCTTGTCCTTCCAAAAGACTTCTTTGCTGATGTGGGTGTGACCGTTGGAACAGAGGTTAACCGCGGTTTGATGTTTCTTCAGGACTTGGCTTGTAGAGGGAGTTTGAAACAGTTCCTCATGGTAGTGTATATCTTATTAACATATCTGCATaatgtataatgttgtcatgGAACGTTAATGATTCTGTATTAACATCATGTTCAGGCTGCGATTGGACTATGGCTAGCCGCAATGATCGGGAGCTGTTGCAACTTCCTAACTGTTTTGTATATTGGTGAGTGAGATTCTTTAGAGAGATTGAGAATTTGAgttaataagatttttttttttctaagggTTGATCCATTTTGTATGTGTGAAGGGTTTGTGGGAGCTCATACAATGCCGGTTCTGTATGAGAGATATGAAGACGAAGTTGATGGTTTTGTTGATTCTCTGCTGATGAAGTTTCATAGTCACTATAAGAAGATGGATACTGGCTTTCTCAGTCGAATCCCAAGTGGAAGGTTTGGGTTCAAGAAGCGTGACTAAACCAACTTCCTTAtctaaatctttctttcttgttAGAACAATGGATCATGGTTTGTTCTGTGTTGTGTTAATGCTTTGAGAATACTCATGTA contains these protein-coding regions:
- the LOC106346185 gene encoding probable calcium-binding protein CML49, which encodes MSGYPPSSQGYGYGGNPPPQQPYGSSGNPPPPQPYGSSGANPPPYGSSAASPYAVPYGSQPPPSSAPYGAPPSAPYASPPGDHKPHKEKPQAAYGSPGGYGSSGGYGGYGAPPSGHGGGYGAPPPPQQAAYGSPFASLVPSAFPPGTDPNIVTCFQAADRDQSGFIDDKELQGALSSYNQSFSMRTVHLLMYLFTNSNVRKIGPKEFTSLFYSLQSWRSIFERFDKDRSGKIDTNELRDALLSLGFSVSPVVLDLLVSKFDKSGGRNRAIEYDNFIECCLTVKGLTEKFKEKDTALSGSATFNYEAFMLTVLPFLVA
- the LOC111214030 gene encoding UDP-URONIC ACID TRANSPORTER 1-like produces the protein MNNKKNPDQKPEMPPSSSSPKKQTLFISSLILLWYTSNIGVLLLNKFLLSNYGFKFPIFLTMCHMSACAILSYVSIVFLKLVPLQHLKSRSQFMKVATLSIVFCASVVGGNVSLRYLPVSFNQAVGATTPFFTALFAYLMTFKREAWVTYGALVPVVTGVVIASGGEPGFHWFGFIMCISATAARAFKSVLQGILLSSEGEKLNSMNLMLYMSPIAVIALLPVTIVMEPDVMSVTLSLARQHQYMWILLLVNSVMAYSANLLNFLVTKHTSALTLQVLGNAKGAVAVVISILLFRNPVTVMGIGGYSITVLGVVAYGETKRRFR
- the LOC125580374 gene encoding reticulon-like protein B8 isoform X2, translated to MHEKNIVEDVINDFVDNFTETVQKKKNVSFFEQDDTVSSRFNRMFGREKPIHHVLGGGKSADVLLWRNKKISASVLMGATAIWVLFEWINFHFLSLVCYGLLLGMIVQFVWSNASGALNRSQSGVPRLVLPKDFFADVGVTVGTEVNRGLMFLQDLACRGSLKQFLMAAIGLWLAAMIGSCCNFLTVLYIGFVGAHTMPVLYERYEDEVDGFVDSLLMKFHSHYKKMDTGFLSRIPSGRFGFKKRD
- the LOC125580374 gene encoding reticulon-like protein B8 isoform X1, producing the protein MHEKNIVEDVINDFVDNFTETVQKKKNVSFFEQDDTVSSRFNRMFGREKPIHHVLGGGKSADVLLWRNKKISASVLMGATAIWVLFEWINFHFLSLVCYGLLLGMIVQFVWSNASGALNRSSQSGVPRLVLPKDFFADVGVTVGTEVNRGLMFLQDLACRGSLKQFLMAAIGLWLAAMIGSCCNFLTVLYIGFVGAHTMPVLYERYEDEVDGFVDSLLMKFHSHYKKMDTGFLSRIPSGRFGFKKRD